A genomic window from Planctomycetota bacterium includes:
- a CDS encoding porphobilinogen synthase: MAGGSFPDVRPRRLRRTPQVRQMLQRVRLRASDLIVPVFVHDGPKLEVASMPGVFRLGVDDAADWLDSMAELGIGGYLVVGVLGDDQKDAVGSSGEAGDNVVCRLLRETQRRGNPMLAITDVCLCE, from the coding sequence ATGGCCGGTGGTTCGTTTCCAGATGTGCGTCCTCGTCGACTCCGCCGAACGCCGCAGGTTCGCCAGATGCTGCAGCGTGTTCGCCTTCGTGCAAGCGACCTGATCGTGCCGGTGTTTGTCCACGACGGGCCGAAGCTGGAGGTCGCGAGCATGCCGGGCGTCTTCCGCCTCGGCGTCGACGACGCGGCCGACTGGCTCGACTCGATGGCCGAGCTCGGCATCGGCGGATACCTCGTCGTCGGCGTGCTCGGTGACGATCAGAAGGATGCCGTCGGCTCATCCGGCGAGGCCGGCGACAACGTCGTCTGCCGACTTCTGCGCGAGACGCAACGTCGCGGCAATCCGATGCTGGCGATCACCGACGTCTGCCTCTGCGAAT